A stretch of Cicer arietinum cultivar CDC Frontier isolate Library 1 chromosome 5, Cicar.CDCFrontier_v2.0, whole genome shotgun sequence DNA encodes these proteins:
- the LOC101502461 gene encoding omega-3 fatty acid desaturase, endoplasmic reticulum-like, which translates to MVVKEPESLLHVGNAVFDEKIHQQPYTHFDPSAPPPFKIAEIRAAIPKHCWVKNPWRSLSYLLRDFFIITTFIAAAIHFNSWFFWPIYWVAQGTMFWALFVLGHDCGHGSFSNSPKLNSFVGHILHSSILVPYHGWRISHRTHHQNHGHVEKDESWVPLTEKMYKNLDNMTKTMRFTSPFPIFAYPFYLWNRSPGKEGSHFNPYSQLFTPSERKDVLTSTLCWGIMFCVLIYLSLIKGPISMFKLYGVPYWIFIMWLDFVTYMHHHGYKQKLPWYRGKEWDYLRGGLTTVDRDYGWVNNIHHDIGTHVIHHLFPQIPHYHLVEATQAAKPVLGNYYREPEKSGPFPFHLLKYFQQSMSQDHFVSDSGDIVFYQTDPKLHENTWTKSE; encoded by the exons atggtGGTTAAAGAACCTGAATCTCTGTTACATGTTGGAAATGCTGTTTTTGATGAGAAAATACACCAACAACCTTATACTCATTTCGATCCAAGTGCTCCTCCACCTTTTAAGATTGCAGAAATTCGTGCTGCAATTCCAAAACATTGTTGGGTCAAAAATCCATGGAGGTCTCTTAGTTACCTTCTTAGAGATTTCTTCATTATCACTACATTCATAGCTGCTGCTATTCATTTCAATTCTTGGTTCTTTTGGCCAATCTATTGGGTTGCTCAAGGAACAATGTTTTGGGCTCTTTTTGTTCTTGGACATGATTG TGGCCATGGAAGCTTTTCCAATAGTCCTAAGTTGAATAGTTTTGTGGGCCATATCTTGCACTCATCAATTCTTGTACCATACCATGGATG GAGAATCAGCCATAGAACTCACCATCAAAACCATGGACATGTTGAGAAAGATGAATCATGGGTTCCT CTTACAGAGAAGATGTACAAGAATTTAGACAACATGACAAAAACAATGAGATTTACTTCTCCTTTTCCAATCTTTGCATACCCTTTTTATTTG TGGAATAGAAGCCCTGGCAAGGAAGGTTCACACTTCAATCCTTACAGCCAATTGTTCACACCAAGTGAAAGAAAAGATGTGTTAACTTCAACTCTTTGTTGGGGTATCATGTTTTGTGTGCTTATTTATTTATCCTTAATAAAGGGTCCAATTTCTATGTTCAAACTCTATGGAGTTCCATATTGG ATCTTCATCATGTGGCTAGACTTTGTCACATATATGCATCACCATGGTTACAAACAGAAACTACCCTGGTATCGTGGCAAg GAATGGGACTATCTAAGGGGTGGTCTAACAACAGTGGATCGTGACTATGGTTGGGTTAACAACATTCATCATGATATTGGCACCCATGTTATTCATCATCTTTTTCCTCAAATTCCCCATTATCATTTGGTTGAAGCG ACACAAGCAGCAAAGCCAGTACTTGGAAATTATTATCGTGAGCCAGAGAAATCTGGGCCGTTCCCATTCCATCTATTAAAGTACTTCCAGCAAAGCATGAGCCAGGACCACTTCGTAAGCGATTCCGGAGACATCGTGTTCTACCAAACAGATCCTAAGCTCCACGAAAATACTTGGACCAAGTCTGAGTAA